In a single window of the Bradyrhizobium sp. ORS 285 genome:
- a CDS encoding GIY-YIG nuclease family protein codes for MSIEAAWTVYILSSGHHGTLYIGVTNDVRKRLEDHRAGRGSKFVSRYKVFRLVHVERFASPLEAIAREKQLKNWHRDWKVELIEKNSPDWSDLSGLIFGR; via the coding sequence ATGAGCATCGAGGCCGCATGGACGGTCTACATCCTCTCCAGCGGCCATCACGGTACGTTGTACATCGGCGTCACCAACGACGTCAGAAAGCGCCTCGAAGACCACCGGGCCGGGCGGGGCTCCAAGTTCGTCAGCAGATACAAGGTTTTTCGGCTCGTCCACGTTGAGCGCTTCGCGAGCCCGCTCGAGGCGATCGCCCGCGAGAAGCAGCTCAAGAACTGGCATCGCGATTGGAAGGTCGAGCTGATCGAGAAAAATAGCCCCGATTGGAGTGACTTGTCGGGCCTCATCTTCGGCCGGTGA
- a CDS encoding DUF2865 domain-containing protein yields the protein MRHVLSFRRVPRRVAVATMIGLAASLALAPQMASAEGLFDFLFGGFNKPQPQRPAPQGSFFADPFGTNPQNQPQPRMASSGSGAAFCVRSCDGRYFPLTRGLASPAQMCQAFCPASPTKIYYGSNIDYATSANGERYADSETAFAYRQALRADCTCNGRDPAGLAPVDLSLDTSLRPGDVVATSDGLVAYSGPRGSGGQAADFKPVASYPGLNSDMRAKLSEMKVAPVRAEMLAADALAAMPPAETSAGNVNAGNVSVAPPLTIAPKPARAKRADVD from the coding sequence TTGCGTCACGTGTTGTCGTTTCGGCGGGTGCCCCGCCGCGTCGCCGTCGCGACCATGATCGGCCTGGCCGCCTCGCTCGCGCTGGCGCCGCAGATGGCCTCGGCCGAGGGCCTGTTCGATTTCCTGTTCGGCGGTTTCAACAAGCCGCAGCCGCAGCGGCCGGCGCCCCAAGGCAGCTTCTTCGCCGATCCGTTCGGCACCAATCCGCAAAATCAGCCGCAGCCGCGCATGGCTTCGAGCGGATCGGGCGCGGCGTTCTGCGTGCGCAGCTGTGACGGGCGCTATTTCCCGCTGACCCGCGGCCTCGCCTCGCCGGCGCAGATGTGCCAGGCGTTCTGCCCGGCGAGCCCGACCAAGATCTATTACGGCTCCAACATCGACTACGCGACGTCAGCCAATGGCGAGCGCTATGCCGACAGCGAGACCGCGTTCGCCTATCGCCAGGCGCTGCGCGCCGACTGCACCTGCAACGGCCGCGATCCCGCCGGGCTCGCGCCGGTCGACCTGTCGCTCGACACCTCGCTGCGTCCCGGCGACGTCGTCGCCACCAGTGACGGGCTCGTCGCCTATTCGGGCCCGCGCGGCAGCGGCGGCCAGGCGGCCGACTTCAAGCCGGTCGCCTCATATCCCGGGCTGAACTCGGACATGCGGGCCAAGCTGAGCGAGATGAAGGTGGCGCCGGTGCGCGCCGAGATGCTGGCGGCCGATGCACTCGCCGCCATGCCGCCGGCTGAGACCAGTGCCGGCAATGTCAATGCTGGCAATGTCAGCGTGGCGCCGCCGCTGACGATCGCGCCGAAGCCGGCCCGCGCGAAGCGGGCGGATGTGGATTGA
- the pyrE gene encoding orotate phosphoribosyltransferase, translating to MSKSASRARLLEIIRRRSFGRGEVTLASGRKSDFYFNLKPTMMDPEGATLLAELTYEALKDEGFDYIGGLEMGAVPLAGAIAQISWIKGHPIAAFFVRKKPKEHGARLAIEGLTRDETLAGKRIVVVEDVTTTGGSAMKAVEALREAGAEVSLVFTMVDREEGAAEAFAEAGLPFQALYKAREFL from the coding sequence GTGTCCAAATCCGCCTCCCGCGCCCGCCTCCTCGAGATCATCCGCAGGCGCTCGTTCGGGCGCGGCGAGGTCACCTTGGCGTCCGGCCGCAAGAGCGATTTCTATTTCAACCTCAAGCCGACCATGATGGACCCGGAAGGCGCGACGCTGCTCGCCGAGCTGACCTATGAGGCGCTGAAGGACGAGGGCTTCGATTATATCGGCGGGCTGGAGATGGGCGCGGTGCCGCTGGCCGGCGCAATCGCCCAGATCTCCTGGATCAAGGGCCATCCGATCGCCGCCTTCTTCGTCCGCAAGAAGCCGAAGGAGCATGGCGCAAGGCTCGCGATCGAGGGCCTCACCCGCGACGAGACCCTGGCGGGAAAACGCATCGTCGTGGTCGAGGACGTCACCACGACCGGCGGCTCGGCGATGAAGGCGGTCGAGGCGCTGCGCGAGGCCGGCGCCGAGGTGTCGCTGGTGTTCACGATGGTCGATCGCGAGGAAGGCGCCGCCGAGGCGTTCGCGGAGGCGGGCCTGCCGTTCCAGGCGCTCTACAAGGCGCGCGAATTCCTCTGA
- a CDS encoding glutathione S-transferase family protein, whose amino-acid sequence MTIDLHTWNTPNGRKISVALEEMGLPYRVIPVDITRGAQMAPAFLAISPNNKIPAIVDPDGPEGKPVSVFESGAILLYLAEKTGQFLPKSLAERIPVYEWLMWQMGGFGPMPGQVHHFIALENEQDRAYGLKRYMAETVRLYGVLDRRLAQHEFVAGPLSIADFAILGWAWRHPRHKVDLADFPHVKRWYDALIARPAVKRGMEAKLD is encoded by the coding sequence ATGACCATCGACCTGCACACCTGGAACACGCCCAACGGCCGCAAGATCTCGGTCGCGCTGGAGGAGATGGGGCTGCCTTACCGCGTCATCCCCGTGGATATCACCAGGGGCGCCCAGATGGCCCCGGCGTTTCTCGCGATCAGCCCGAACAACAAGATCCCGGCGATCGTCGATCCCGACGGCCCCGAGGGCAAGCCGGTCAGCGTGTTCGAATCCGGCGCCATCCTGCTCTATCTGGCGGAAAAGACCGGCCAGTTCCTGCCGAAATCGCTCGCTGAGCGGATCCCGGTCTATGAATGGCTGATGTGGCAGATGGGCGGCTTCGGCCCGATGCCCGGCCAGGTCCACCATTTCATCGCGCTGGAGAACGAGCAGGACCGCGCCTACGGCCTGAAGCGCTACATGGCCGAGACGGTCCGGCTCTATGGCGTGCTCGACCGTCGCCTTGCGCAGCACGAATTCGTCGCAGGCCCACTCTCGATCGCCGACTTCGCCATCCTCGGCTGGGCCTGGCGTCACCCCCGCCACAAGGTCGACCTCGCCGACTTCCCCCACGTCAAGCGCTGGTACGACGCGCTGATTGCCCGCCCCGCCGTCAAGCGCGGCATGGAGGCGAAGCTGGATTGA
- a CDS encoding LysE family translocator, which yields MPHTSSLLAFALVSLGMVLTPGPNMIYLISRSITQGHAAGLVSLGGVALGFVVYMLAAAFGITALLFAVPFAYDALRLAGAAYLLYLAWQAVKPGGRSPFQVRKLTIDSPRRLFLMGLVTNLLNPKIAMLYLALLPQFIDPTAGSVLTQSVVLGAIQIVISVSINAVIAMAAGSIALFLATRPAWTLLQRYLMGTVLAGLAMRMALEARRG from the coding sequence ATGCCGCACACATCATCCCTGCTCGCCTTCGCGCTGGTCTCGCTCGGCATGGTGCTGACGCCCGGGCCGAACATGATCTATCTGATCTCGCGCTCGATCACGCAGGGCCATGCCGCGGGCCTCGTATCGCTCGGCGGCGTCGCCTTGGGCTTCGTCGTCTACATGCTGGCCGCGGCGTTCGGCATCACCGCGCTGCTGTTCGCGGTGCCCTTCGCCTATGACGCGCTGCGCCTCGCTGGTGCTGCTTATCTCCTGTATCTGGCGTGGCAGGCGGTGAAGCCCGGCGGACGCTCGCCCTTCCAGGTGCGGAAGCTCACCATCGATAGTCCGCGCAGGCTGTTCCTGATGGGGCTGGTCACCAACCTGCTGAACCCGAAGATCGCGATGCTGTATCTCGCGCTGCTACCGCAATTCATCGATCCCACAGCCGGCAGCGTGCTGACGCAGTCGGTCGTGCTCGGCGCGATCCAGATCGTGATCAGCGTCAGCATCAACGCCGTCATCGCGATGGCCGCGGGATCGATCGCACTGTTCCTGGCGACGCGGCCGGCGTGGACGCTGCTGCAGCGATATCTAATGGGCACGGTGCTCGCCGGGCTCGCGATGCGCATGGCGCTGGAGGCGCGGCGTGGTTAG
- a CDS encoding glycosyltransferase family 87 protein, whose amino-acid sequence MTAISAVPPLATRDRRAVLALLIAAALYNGVYLVTWWLSSPQPAFGDFSGLWSFGKFAAQFGAAIYDPVALAEFQQRLDPALGGGGFPYPYPPTFLLALIPLGMMALPTAYVCWMGVTFATYGLATLGRDWRSPFGLALLAAPTTLINAITGQNGFLSAALLIGGLRLLPRHPVIAGSLLGLLAYKPQFVLLMPVVLLASRRWIAILSAIATTAIVAVVTSAALDPLIWLQWIVRFPDYQAQLGANQASLDHMMPTVIAGLHALGAPPPAGVMIQLVLSCAIVVMVWNAWRRGMTDQAIALVAVGSILATPYAMIYDMPMVAAGIAMHWKARSDAGEAIAPLEIGLVIALGACMLAMIGHSVPLAAPLLLTLLVLSIGACSAAPAAARLR is encoded by the coding sequence ATGACCGCGATCTCAGCCGTACCTCCCCTTGCGACGCGCGACCGGCGCGCGGTGCTGGCTCTGCTGATCGCGGCTGCGCTCTACAACGGCGTCTATCTCGTCACCTGGTGGCTATCGTCCCCGCAGCCCGCGTTCGGCGACTTCTCCGGCCTGTGGTCGTTCGGCAAGTTCGCGGCGCAGTTCGGCGCCGCCATCTACGATCCGGTCGCGCTCGCCGAGTTTCAGCAGAGGCTGGATCCCGCGCTCGGCGGCGGCGGCTTTCCCTATCCCTATCCACCGACCTTCCTGCTGGCGCTGATTCCGCTCGGCATGATGGCGCTGCCCACAGCGTATGTCTGCTGGATGGGCGTGACGTTCGCGACCTATGGACTGGCGACGCTCGGCCGCGACTGGCGCTCGCCGTTCGGGCTCGCGCTGCTTGCTGCGCCGACGACGCTGATCAACGCCATCACGGGGCAGAACGGCTTTCTCTCGGCGGCGCTGCTGATCGGCGGGCTGCGCTTGCTCCCCCGTCATCCCGTCATCGCAGGCAGCCTGCTCGGCCTGCTCGCCTACAAGCCGCAATTCGTGCTGCTGATGCCGGTCGTGCTGCTGGCGTCACGTCGTTGGATCGCCATTCTGTCGGCGATCGCCACCACCGCCATCGTCGCCGTCGTGACCAGCGCTGCGCTCGATCCGCTGATATGGCTGCAATGGATCGTGAGATTTCCGGACTATCAGGCGCAACTCGGGGCCAACCAGGCCAGCCTCGATCACATGATGCCGACGGTCATCGCCGGCCTGCACGCGCTCGGCGCGCCGCCACCGGCCGGCGTGATGATCCAGCTCGTGCTGTCCTGCGCGATCGTCGTGATGGTCTGGAACGCCTGGCGGCGCGGCATGACGGACCAGGCGATCGCACTGGTCGCGGTCGGCAGCATCCTCGCAACGCCCTATGCGATGATCTACGACATGCCGATGGTCGCGGCGGGGATCGCGATGCATTGGAAGGCGCGGAGCGACGCCGGCGAGGCGATCGCGCCGCTGGAGATCGGCCTCGTCATTGCGCTCGGGGCCTGCATGCTCGCGATGATCGGGCACTCCGTGCCGCTCGCCGCCCCTCTCCTGCTGACGCTGCTAGTGCTGAGCATCGGGGCGTGTTCGGCCGCTCCCGCGGCAGCGCGCCTGCGCTGA
- the polA gene encoding DNA polymerase I translates to MPKAPQKAAVTPATPVPAAAKAATKGDHVFLVDGSSYIFRAYHALPPLNRKSDGLNVNAVLGFCNMLWKLLRDMPETDRPTHLAIVFDKSEVTFRNKIYSEYKAHRPPAPDDLIPQFALIREAVRAFDLPCLEQGGFEADDLIATYARLACERGATTTIVSSDKDLMQLVNDCVTMYDTMKDRRIGIAEVIEKFGVPPEKVVEVQALAGDSTDNVPGVPGIGIKTAAQLINDYGDLESLLTRAPEIKQPKRREALIENAEKARISRQLVLLDDKVALEVPLDDLAVHEPDPRKLIAFLKAMEFSTLTRRVAEYSQIDPADVTADENFRSKAGTASSVPSSLADQGTGAPTNGPAGAPPSPTLPHKGGGSPRTGDPRTDKSAMGKGTPANLAETRAEAAKNARIDRDKYQTVRTLPELNAWLARIHDFGRVTIDVKASSIDPMQASLCGLSLALAPNEACYIPLAHRQAGDGGGLFDAGLAPDQIKASDALAALKPVLESAGLLKIGYNIKFIAVLLAQHGITLENVDDILLMSYALDAGRGSHKLDSLAEHVLAHAILSEGELIGSGKNKLTFEQVAIDRATAHAAEAADVIHRVWRVLKPRLVAERMTAVYETLERPLVSVLARMERRGISIDRQVLSRLSGDFAQTAARVEAELQELAGEPINVGSPKQIGDILFGKMGLSGGTKTKTGAWSTSASILDDLAEQGNDFARKILEWRQVSKLKSTYTDALPTYVNTQTHRVHTTYALAATTTGRLSSNEPNLQNIPVRTEDGRKIRRAFIATPGHKLVSADYSQIELRLLAEIADIPVLKQAFKDGLDIHAMTASEMFGVPIKDMPSEVRRRAKAINFGIIYGISAFGLANQLGIAREEASAYIKRYFERFPGIRAYMDETREFCRKNGYVVTLFGRKCHYPEIKASNASVRAFNERAAINARLQGTAADIIRRAMTRVEEALAQKKLSAQMLLQVHDELIFEVPEDEVAATLPVVQHVMQDAPFPAVLLSVPLHVDARAADNWDEAH, encoded by the coding sequence ATGCCCAAAGCTCCCCAGAAAGCCGCCGTCACGCCCGCCACCCCTGTGCCCGCTGCGGCCAAGGCCGCGACCAAGGGCGACCATGTGTTCCTGGTCGACGGCTCGTCCTACATCTTCCGCGCCTATCACGCGCTGCCGCCGCTCAACCGCAAGTCCGACGGCTTGAACGTCAATGCCGTGCTCGGCTTCTGCAACATGCTGTGGAAGCTCTTGCGCGACATGCCCGAGACCGACCGGCCGACGCATCTGGCGATCGTGTTCGACAAGTCCGAGGTCACGTTCCGCAACAAGATCTACTCCGAGTACAAGGCGCACCGCCCGCCGGCGCCTGACGATCTGATCCCGCAATTCGCGCTGATCCGCGAGGCCGTGCGCGCGTTCGACCTGCCCTGCCTGGAGCAGGGCGGTTTCGAGGCCGACGACCTGATCGCGACGTATGCGCGGCTCGCCTGCGAGCGCGGCGCCACCACCACCATCGTGTCCTCCGACAAGGACCTGATGCAGCTCGTCAACGACTGCGTCACGATGTACGACACCATGAAGGACCGTCGCATCGGCATCGCCGAGGTGATCGAGAAGTTCGGCGTGCCGCCGGAGAAGGTCGTCGAGGTGCAGGCGCTGGCCGGCGACTCCACCGACAACGTGCCCGGCGTGCCCGGCATCGGCATCAAGACCGCGGCGCAGCTGATCAACGACTATGGTGATCTCGAAAGCCTGCTGACGCGCGCGCCCGAAATCAAGCAGCCGAAGCGGCGCGAGGCGCTGATCGAGAATGCCGAGAAGGCACGGATCTCGCGCCAGCTGGTGCTGCTCGACGACAAGGTCGCGCTCGAGGTGCCGCTCGACGACCTCGCGGTGCACGAGCCCGATCCGCGCAAGCTGATCGCGTTCCTGAAAGCGATGGAGTTCTCGACGCTGACGCGGCGCGTCGCGGAGTATTCGCAGATCGATCCGGCCGATGTGACGGCGGACGAGAATTTTAGGAGTAAGGCGGGCACTGCTTCCTCCGTTCCCTCCTCCCTTGCTGACCAGGGAACGGGGGCCCCCACGAACGGTCCCGCCGGAGCCCCCCCCTCCCCAACCCTCCCCCACAAGGGGGGAGGGAGCCCTCGCACCGGTGATCCGCGGACAGACAAGTCCGCGATGGGCAAGGGCACACCCGCGAACCTTGCCGAGACCCGGGCGGAGGCGGCGAAGAACGCGCGGATCGATCGGGACAAGTATCAGACGGTGCGGACGCTGCCCGAGCTGAACGCGTGGCTCGCCCGTATCCATGATTTCGGCCGGGTCACCATCGACGTCAAAGCCAGCTCGATCGACCCGATGCAGGCAAGCCTGTGCGGCCTCTCGCTGGCGTTGGCGCCAAACGAGGCCTGCTACATCCCGCTGGCGCATCGCCAGGCCGGCGACGGCGGCGGCCTGTTCGATGCCGGGCTCGCGCCGGACCAGATCAAGGCGAGTGATGCGCTCGCGGCGCTGAAGCCGGTGCTGGAATCCGCAGGGCTCTTGAAGATCGGCTACAACATCAAGTTCATCGCGGTGCTGCTGGCGCAGCATGGCATCACGCTTGAGAACGTCGACGACATCCTGCTGATGAGCTACGCGCTCGACGCCGGGCGCGGCTCGCACAAGCTGGACTCGCTGGCCGAGCACGTGCTCGCCCATGCCATCCTCAGCGAAGGCGAGTTGATCGGCAGCGGCAAGAACAAGCTGACCTTCGAGCAGGTCGCGATTGACCGCGCCACGGCGCATGCGGCGGAAGCGGCCGATGTGATCCATCGCGTGTGGCGGGTGTTGAAGCCGCGCCTCGTCGCCGAGCGTATGACGGCCGTGTACGAGACGCTGGAGCGGCCGCTGGTCTCGGTGCTGGCCCGCATGGAGCGGCGCGGCATCTCGATCGACCGCCAGGTGCTCTCGCGCCTCTCCGGCGACTTTGCCCAGACCGCCGCGCGCGTCGAGGCTGAGTTGCAGGAGCTGGCCGGCGAGCCGATCAATGTCGGCAGCCCCAAGCAGATCGGCGACATCCTGTTCGGCAAGATGGGCCTGTCGGGCGGCACCAAGACCAAGACCGGCGCCTGGTCGACCTCGGCCTCGATCCTCGACGACCTCGCCGAGCAGGGCAACGACTTCGCGCGCAAGATCCTGGAATGGCGCCAGGTCTCCAAGCTGAAATCGACCTACACCGATGCACTGCCGACCTACGTCAACACGCAGACGCATCGCGTGCACACCACCTACGCGCTGGCGGCGACCACGACGGGCCGGCTGTCCTCGAACGAGCCGAACCTGCAGAACATCCCGGTGCGTACCGAGGACGGCCGCAAGATCCGCCGCGCGTTCATCGCGACACCCGGCCACAAGCTGGTGTCGGCGGACTATTCGCAGATCGAACTGCGGCTGCTGGCGGAGATCGCCGACATCCCGGTGCTGAAGCAGGCGTTCAAGGACGGCCTCGACATTCACGCGATGACAGCGTCGGAGATGTTCGGCGTGCCGATCAAGGACATGCCGAGCGAGGTCCGCCGCCGCGCGAAGGCGATCAATTTCGGCATCATCTACGGCATCTCCGCCTTCGGTCTCGCCAACCAGCTCGGCATCGCCCGCGAGGAGGCCTCGGCCTACATCAAGCGCTATTTCGAGCGCTTCCCGGGCATTCGCGCCTACATGGACGAGACCCGCGAGTTCTGCCGCAAGAACGGCTATGTCGTCACGCTGTTCGGCCGCAAGTGCCATTACCCGGAGATCAAGGCGTCGAACGCCTCGGTGCGCGCCTTCAACGAACGCGCCGCGATCAACGCGCGATTGCAGGGGACGGCGGCCGACATCATCCGCCGCGCGATGACCCGGGTCGAGGAGGCGCTGGCGCAAAAGAAGCTGTCGGCTCAGATGCTGCTGCAGGTGCATGACGAACTGATCTTCGAGGTCCCGGAGGACGAGGTCGCCGCGACCTTGCCGGTGGTGCAGCACGTCATGCAGGACGCGCCCTTCCCCGCCGTCCTGCTGTCGGTCCCTCTGCACGTCGACGCCCGCGCCGCCGACAATTGGGACGAGGCGCATTGA